One window from the genome of Gadus morhua chromosome 16, gadMor3.0, whole genome shotgun sequence encodes:
- the iws1 gene encoding protein IWS1 homolog isoform X2 yields MDGEDDDVVSASRSDDGGGTPVQDEHPASEDEQAMPTKHNSEDDGSEGEDGPRPMETSGPASGSDNEVPAGGHSDSEGEVPGRNRGNNSDSEGEAPRRNSGNNSDSDVEAPGRNRGNNSDSDVEAPGRNRGNNSDSDVEAPGRNRGNNSDSEVEAPGRNRGNNSDSDVEAPGRNRGNNSDSEVEAPGRNRGNNSDSEVEAPGRNRGNNSDSEVEAPGRNRGNNSDSEVEAPGRNRGNNGDSEVERPRPADSDEEDSALKSRGSEEDRRTPPRAKHSPSSSPSSTPKAGGKPDGSTPARKKIAALHSDDDEEEEAGAVGTQGAEADGAKWKAVMMSDSEDEAVEERKADNEEEKAKRTEDSHDEDAGPVKRKKAVLSDSEDDDTPTPVKRSRAVSDEENSDSEGPDRKMAAKLRELGSDSEDEDGPAKTKDEKTLFGSDSESGEDQEEKMIADIFGESGDEEEEEFTGFNQEELEGQQKVENQPAEEDSDSDEGVDRSGKDTSMMSDFDIMLARKKAAGGKRRRNRDGGTFISDADDVVSAMIIKMNEAAEEDRTLNAQKKPALKKLTLLPAVVTHLKKQDLKETFIDSGVMTAIKEWIGPLPDKSLPALRIRGELLKILHELPSVSQETLKHSGIGRAVMFLYKHPKESRPNKDLALKLINEWSRPIFGLTSNYKGMTREERQQRDLDQQMPQKRGLSSGGQTPRRDLEKQLTGEEKALRPGEPGFCARARVPMPSNKDYVVRPKWNIEMESSRSGFKKGVSRLEKHKRRFAEQKKRGRLQGAIKISVQGNHMPL; encoded by the exons aTGGACGGAGAGGACGACGACGTTGTATCCGCCAGCCGCTCCG aTGATGGCGGTGGTACACCTGTACAAGACGAACACCCAGCATCAGAAGATGAGCAGGCGATGCCCACAAAACATAATTCAGAG GACGACggcagtgagggtgaggacgGCCCCCGTCCCATGGAGACCAGCGGCCCGGCCAGTGGCTCCGACAACGAGGTCCCGGCAGGGGGCCACAGCGACTCGGAGGGAGAGGTCCCTGGGCGTAACCGTGGAAACAACAGTGACTCCGAGGGAGAAGCCCCTCGGCGTAACTCTGGCAACAACAGCGACTCAGACGTAGAGGCCCCCGGGCGTAACCGTGGAAACAACAGTGACTCGGACGTAGAGGCCCCCGGGCGTAACCGTGGAAACAACAGTGACTCAGACGTAGAGGCCCCCGGGCGTAACCGTGGAAACAACAGTGACTCCGAGGTAGAGGCCCCTGGGCGTAACCGTGGAAACAACAGTGACTCCGACGTAGAGGCCCCCGGGCGTAACCGTGGAAACAACAGTGACTCCGAGGTAGAGGCCCCTGGGCGTAACCGTGGAAACAACAGTGACTCCGAGGTAGAGGCCCCTGGGCGTAACCGTGGGAACAACAGTGACTCCGAGGTAGAGGCCCCTGGGCGTAACCGTGGAAACAACAGTGACTCCGAGGTAGAGGCCCCTGGGCGTAACCGTGGAAACAACGGTGACTCCGAGGTAGAGCGGCCCAGGCCCGCGGACAGCGATGAGGAAGACTCCGCTTTAAAGAGCCGAGGAagtgaggaggacaggaggacccCTCCCCGTGCCAAACAcagcccctcctcttccccgagCTCCACCCCTAAAGCAGGTGGAAAACCAGACGGCAGCACACCTGCGAGGAAGAAGATTGCCGCCCTGCACTCAGAcgacgatgaagaggaggaggcgggggctgTCGGGACGCAGGGAGCAGAGGCCGACGGGGCGAAGTGGAAGGCAGTGATGATGTCGGACAGCGAGGATGAGGCGGTGGAGGAACGGAAGGCTGACAACGAAGAGGAGAAGGCGAAACGGACAGAAGATAGCCATGATGAAGACGCTGGACCAG tGAAGAGGAAGAAGGCCGTCCTCTCAGACAGCGAGGATGACGATACCCCTACGCCAG TGAAGCGCAGCAGAGCCGTGTCTGACGAGGAGAACTCGGACTCTGAGGGTCCGGACCGCAAAATGGCAGCCAAGCTGAGGGAGCTTGGGTCCGacagcgaggacgaggacgGTCCTGCCAAGACCAAGGACGAGAAGACGCTGTTCGGGAGTGACAGCGAATCGGGAGAGGACCAGGAGGA GAAGATGATTGCGGACATCTTTGGAGAGTCgggagacgaggaggaagaggagtttaCG ggtttcaaccaggaggaactggaggGGCAGCAGAAGGTAGAGAACCAGCCAGCTGAGGAAGACTCTGATTCGGATGAAGGAGTCGACCGTAGTGGCAAAGA cacCAGCATGATGTCAGACTTCGACATCATGCTGGCGCGTAAGAAGGCAGCGGGCGGGAAGCGCAGGAGGAACCGAGACGGAGGAACGTTCATCAGCGACGCCGACGACGTCGTCAGCGCCATGATCATCAAGATGAACGAGGCCGCAGAG GAGGACAGAACGCTCAACGCTCAAAAGAAGCCAGCGCTGAAGAAACTCACACTGCTGCCTGCGGTTGTCACGCATCTCAAGAA GCAGGATCTGAAGGAGACGTTCATCGACAGCGGCGTGATGACGGCCATCAAGGAGTGGATCGGCCCCTTGCCAGACAAGAGCCTCCCTGCCCTCCGCATCCGAGGGGAGCTGCTCAAGATCCTGCATGAG CTTCCCAGCGTGAGCCAGGAAACTCTGAAACACAGCGGCATCGGACGTGCGGTCATGTTCCTCTACAAACACCCCAAGGAGTCGCGACCCAACAAAGACCTGGCTCTCAAACTCATCA ACGAGTGGTCCCGACCCATCTTTGGTCTGACGTCCAACTACAAGGGGATGACCCGAGAGGAGCGGCAACAGAGAGACCTGGACCAGCAGATGCCCCAGAAGAGGGGACTAAG TTCTGGCGGTCAGACTCCCCGTCGGGACCTAGAGAAGCAACTCACTGGAGAGGAAAA GGCTCTGCGACCTGGGGAGCCAGGCTTCTGTGCCCGGGCCAGGGTACCCATGCCCTCCAACAAGGACTACGTAGTCCGACCCAAGTGGAACATAGAGATGGAGTCCAGCAGG AGTGGATTTAAGAAAGGCGTCAGTCGATTGGAGAAGCACAAGCGTCGTTTTGCTGAGCAGAAGAAACGGGGGCGCCTGCAAGGAGCCATCAAGATCAGTGTGCAGGGGAACCACATGCCCTTGTAG
- the iws1 gene encoding protein IWS1 homolog isoform X1 → MDGEDDDVVSASRSDDGGGTPVQDEHPASEDEQAMPTKHNSEDDGSEGEDGPRPMETSGPASGSDNEVPAGGHSDSEGEVPGRNRGNNSDSEGEAPRRNSGNNSDSDVEAPGRNRGNNSDSDVEAPGRNRGNNSDSDVEAPGRNRGNNSDSEVEAPGRNRGNNSDSDVEAPGRNRGNNSDSEVEAPGRNRGNNSDSEVEAPGRNRGNNSDSEVEAPGRNRGNNSDSEVEAPGRNRGNNGDSEVERPRPADSDEEDSALKSRGSEEDRRTPPRAKHSPSSSPSSTPKAGGKPDGSTPARKKIAALHSDDDEEEEAGAVGTQGAEADGAKWKAVMMSDSEDEAVEERKADNEEEKAKRTEDSHDEDAGPVKRKKAVLSDSEDDDTPTPVKRSRAVSDEENSDSEGPDRKMAAKLRELGSDSEDEDGPAKTKDEKTLFGSDSESGEDQEEKMIADIFGESGDEEEEEFTGFNQEELEGQQKVENQPAEEDSDSDEGVDRSGKDTSMMSDFDIMLARKKAAGGKRRRNRDGGTFISDADDVVSAMIIKMNEAAEEDRTLNAQKKPALKKLTLLPAVVTHLKKQDLKETFIDSGVMTAIKEWIGPLPDKSLPALRIRGELLKILHELPSVSQETLKHSGIGRAVMFLYKHPKESRPNKDLALKLINEWSRPIFGLTSNYKGMTREERQQRDLDQQMPQKRGLSQAHKEVKASEPDVFSPTTSSGGQTPRRDLEKQLTGEEKALRPGEPGFCARARVPMPSNKDYVVRPKWNIEMESSRSGFKKGVSRLEKHKRRFAEQKKRGRLQGAIKISVQGNHMPL, encoded by the exons aTGGACGGAGAGGACGACGACGTTGTATCCGCCAGCCGCTCCG aTGATGGCGGTGGTACACCTGTACAAGACGAACACCCAGCATCAGAAGATGAGCAGGCGATGCCCACAAAACATAATTCAGAG GACGACggcagtgagggtgaggacgGCCCCCGTCCCATGGAGACCAGCGGCCCGGCCAGTGGCTCCGACAACGAGGTCCCGGCAGGGGGCCACAGCGACTCGGAGGGAGAGGTCCCTGGGCGTAACCGTGGAAACAACAGTGACTCCGAGGGAGAAGCCCCTCGGCGTAACTCTGGCAACAACAGCGACTCAGACGTAGAGGCCCCCGGGCGTAACCGTGGAAACAACAGTGACTCGGACGTAGAGGCCCCCGGGCGTAACCGTGGAAACAACAGTGACTCAGACGTAGAGGCCCCCGGGCGTAACCGTGGAAACAACAGTGACTCCGAGGTAGAGGCCCCTGGGCGTAACCGTGGAAACAACAGTGACTCCGACGTAGAGGCCCCCGGGCGTAACCGTGGAAACAACAGTGACTCCGAGGTAGAGGCCCCTGGGCGTAACCGTGGAAACAACAGTGACTCCGAGGTAGAGGCCCCTGGGCGTAACCGTGGGAACAACAGTGACTCCGAGGTAGAGGCCCCTGGGCGTAACCGTGGAAACAACAGTGACTCCGAGGTAGAGGCCCCTGGGCGTAACCGTGGAAACAACGGTGACTCCGAGGTAGAGCGGCCCAGGCCCGCGGACAGCGATGAGGAAGACTCCGCTTTAAAGAGCCGAGGAagtgaggaggacaggaggacccCTCCCCGTGCCAAACAcagcccctcctcttccccgagCTCCACCCCTAAAGCAGGTGGAAAACCAGACGGCAGCACACCTGCGAGGAAGAAGATTGCCGCCCTGCACTCAGAcgacgatgaagaggaggaggcgggggctgTCGGGACGCAGGGAGCAGAGGCCGACGGGGCGAAGTGGAAGGCAGTGATGATGTCGGACAGCGAGGATGAGGCGGTGGAGGAACGGAAGGCTGACAACGAAGAGGAGAAGGCGAAACGGACAGAAGATAGCCATGATGAAGACGCTGGACCAG tGAAGAGGAAGAAGGCCGTCCTCTCAGACAGCGAGGATGACGATACCCCTACGCCAG TGAAGCGCAGCAGAGCCGTGTCTGACGAGGAGAACTCGGACTCTGAGGGTCCGGACCGCAAAATGGCAGCCAAGCTGAGGGAGCTTGGGTCCGacagcgaggacgaggacgGTCCTGCCAAGACCAAGGACGAGAAGACGCTGTTCGGGAGTGACAGCGAATCGGGAGAGGACCAGGAGGA GAAGATGATTGCGGACATCTTTGGAGAGTCgggagacgaggaggaagaggagtttaCG ggtttcaaccaggaggaactggaggGGCAGCAGAAGGTAGAGAACCAGCCAGCTGAGGAAGACTCTGATTCGGATGAAGGAGTCGACCGTAGTGGCAAAGA cacCAGCATGATGTCAGACTTCGACATCATGCTGGCGCGTAAGAAGGCAGCGGGCGGGAAGCGCAGGAGGAACCGAGACGGAGGAACGTTCATCAGCGACGCCGACGACGTCGTCAGCGCCATGATCATCAAGATGAACGAGGCCGCAGAG GAGGACAGAACGCTCAACGCTCAAAAGAAGCCAGCGCTGAAGAAACTCACACTGCTGCCTGCGGTTGTCACGCATCTCAAGAA GCAGGATCTGAAGGAGACGTTCATCGACAGCGGCGTGATGACGGCCATCAAGGAGTGGATCGGCCCCTTGCCAGACAAGAGCCTCCCTGCCCTCCGCATCCGAGGGGAGCTGCTCAAGATCCTGCATGAG CTTCCCAGCGTGAGCCAGGAAACTCTGAAACACAGCGGCATCGGACGTGCGGTCATGTTCCTCTACAAACACCCCAAGGAGTCGCGACCCAACAAAGACCTGGCTCTCAAACTCATCA ACGAGTGGTCCCGACCCATCTTTGGTCTGACGTCCAACTACAAGGGGATGACCCGAGAGGAGCGGCAACAGAGAGACCTGGACCAGCAGATGCCCCAGAAGAGGGGACTAAG TCAGGCACACAAGGAGGTGAAGGCGTCGGAGCCTGATGTCTTCTCTCCTACAACCAG TTCTGGCGGTCAGACTCCCCGTCGGGACCTAGAGAAGCAACTCACTGGAGAGGAAAA GGCTCTGCGACCTGGGGAGCCAGGCTTCTGTGCCCGGGCCAGGGTACCCATGCCCTCCAACAAGGACTACGTAGTCCGACCCAAGTGGAACATAGAGATGGAGTCCAGCAGG AGTGGATTTAAGAAAGGCGTCAGTCGATTGGAGAAGCACAAGCGTCGTTTTGCTGAGCAGAAGAAACGGGGGCGCCTGCAAGGAGCCATCAAGATCAGTGTGCAGGGGAACCACATGCCCTTGTAG
- the wdr74 gene encoding WD repeat-containing protein 74, whose protein sequence is MGEKSRLCRVWVGAETGILKGISPAKKQAFNFSETSSLSRDQEVRVLCWGDPAETEVLVGSVNGTVRTFSTEKGVFTETRQCGDADQGFFTGLAVADCGLVTCVETGRLRVWREESSSPVVDIDAGKNVCRMRQNAAQKNRVATGGKENGLKIWDLERPDTPVFTAKNLRDDWIGLKQPEWLRDAAFLPDSDKIVTCTGHHQVRVYDPSTPQRRPVLEVRYGEYPLTCLSLVAGAQSVVVGNTHGSLAVLDLRKGLVRGCLKGLQGGVRGLQCHPTLPLVASCGLDRFLRIHSLETRALEHKVYLKSRLNCLLLSSGALGEEVGGDVEEVKEEEDELWQSMEKVEEKSKRKAPEEEEEEEAAVEEEEEAVEVEVTQVTNSKRKKKKKGQK, encoded by the exons ATGGGAGAGAAGAGCCGGCTGTGCCGGGTGTGGGTGGGCGCGGAGACGGGGATTCTGAAGGGGATCAGCCCGGCAAAGAAACAAGCCTTTAACTTTTCCGAGACGAGCAGCCTGAGCCGAGACCAGGAGGTTCGGGTGCTGTGCTGGGGAGACCCTGCCGAGACGGAAGTGCTAGTGGGCTCCGTGAACGGGACCGTGCGGACGTTCAGCACAGAAAAGGGGGTCTTTACGGAGACCAGGCAGTGTGGGGACGCTGATCAGGGGTTCTTCACCGGGCTGGCGGTGGCGGACTGCGGCCTGGTGACATGCGTGGAGACGGGCCGGCtgcgtgtgtggagggaggagagcagcAGCCCCGTAGTTGACATCGACGCGGGGAAGAACGTGTGTCGTATGCGACAGAACGCTGCGCAGAAGAACCGAGTCGCCACGGGTGGGAAGGAGAACGGGCTGAAGATCTGGGACCTGGAGAGACCTGACACGCCGGTGTTCACAGCGAAGAACCTGCGGGACGATTGGATCGGCCTGAAGCAGCCAGAGTGGCTTCGGGACGCCGCGTTCCTCCCGGACTCCGACAAGATAGTGACGTGCACGGGGCATCACCAG GTGCGTGTGTACGACCCTTCCACCCCTCAGCGCAGGCCCGTTTTGGAGGTCCGCTACGGGGAGTACCCTCTCACCTGCCTGTCTCTGGTGGCCGGGGCGCAGTCGGTAGTGGTGGGCAACACCCACGGCAGCCTTGCGGTGCTGGACCTCAGGAAGGGGCTGGTGCGAGGTTGTCTAAAGGGGCTGCAGGGGGGGGTTCGGGGGCTGCAGTGCCACCCCACCCTGCCCCTGGTGGCCTCCTGCGGCCTGGATCGCTTCCTGCGCATCCACAGCCTGGAGACGCGTGCGCTGGAGCACAAAGTGTACCTCAAGTCCAGACTCAACTGCCTCCTGCTGTCCAGCGGAGCGCTCGGGGAGGAGGTCGGGGGGGacgtggaggaggtgaaggaggaggaggacgagctgTGGCAGAgcatggagaaggtggaggagaagagcaagCGAAAAGccccagaggaggaagaggaggaggaggcggcggtagaggaggaggaggaggcggtagAGGTGGAAGTGACGCAGGTGACCAACAgtaagaggaagaagaagaagaaaggccAGAAGTGA